The sequence below is a genomic window from Lolium perenne isolate Kyuss_39 chromosome 4, Kyuss_2.0, whole genome shotgun sequence.
ttaacaaacacattaaagcgtgccttaataaaaggataataacattgtcttacatatgcacccggcatcccgggatttaacgaattgtcttggcaaaagcataaGGAAACGGGTAAAAGCTAAGCGCCGGCTGGATCAGTAACCAGCCGGGGAGCATCGACGAGCCGGCCGCCGGGTCATCCTCGGGCACATCGTCTGCCTCCTCGTcctcagccgcctcctcctcgtcgtcagacggcggattcgggtccgcgatgaagatggacttgtcgacgaagtcggcaatggcgcaggcgcgggcaagccgagcagtcttgttctccgccgggagcttgtcctccacgccggcgcgccggaattccaactggtcgaggctaacctcgttataccaggagagcacaaaagatagcgccatatcggctccggcgcgcgtggccgactccttccagtccaagaagcggtcgggagccctgtccagccaagcgatgagcttggagagatcttctggcagcgtctccgtcggccacggcgatcggatcagctcctccgccgccttccgcagctcccagccaagcttggtgaccggctccacgcgggcggcgatggacgccagatagtcgtccatggtgaagcagtcggagctctgctccccagtggcctgccggcgatcctcccgcgccctgccaacagccgctaacgcctcctcctgcgcctcagggaaggccgctgcaaagaagaaaagcatgtcagaagccatcaaagccgaaataagctgaaaaatgcaaattttcgaagtcctaaagtaagcctggcggcagccggcaagatccgactgcccccagcctgaagatggagattccaaaGTTCTAAAGAAAGCCTGGcgacagccggcaagaaccgactgcccccagcccgaagatggagatatcgaaaaaatcaagtttctgccgccggctgccaacctaagccggcagccgacggccgaaagccggcaaaggggaaggcataagacaaaagactcacccgccaagccgcggtcgagcgcgctaagttcctccaaccaccgcttggtggtggccgacagctcgttggacttggtggtcacctcttgctggagcgaaagccgttgccgttccacctcctccaaccgcttgctcagaccccccagcttttcctcttgttccttcttgagggcggcaagttccttgagatgg
It includes:
- the LOC139839244 gene encoding uncharacterized protein, yielding MPDNWDWGLAPYDREQPPELELAALKKEQEEKLGGLSKRLEEVERQRLSLQQEVTTKSNELSATTKRWLEELSALDRGLAAAFPEAQEEALAAVGRAREDRRQATGEQSSDCFTMDDYLASIAARVEPVTKLGWELRKAAEELIRSPWPTETLPEDLSKLIAWLDRRRPLKDKKEQMGSAMKNQTSLVE